One genomic window of Candidatus Nitrosopumilus sediminis includes the following:
- a CDS encoding cob(I)yrinic acid a,c-diamide adenosyltransferase, giving the protein MKIYTKTGDDGNTGLQGNYRISKSHPRIISYGTVDEANASLGVVLTNSLDDDVRQILTEIQNDLFLVGADLSNPNLNDVKNRVSLDMIKKLEQYVDKFELELPPLKNFILPGGDTAAAQLHYVRTVVRRAESQTVQLSEKDEINSNCIKYLNRLSDLFFVMGRLINKRKNREDIPWKI; this is encoded by the coding sequence ATGAAAATATACACCAAAACAGGAGATGATGGAAATACCGGATTGCAGGGAAACTACCGAATATCAAAATCCCACCCAAGAATAATTTCCTATGGTACTGTTGATGAAGCAAATGCTTCTCTTGGAGTTGTTTTAACAAATTCATTAGATGATGATGTACGTCAGATTTTGACTGAAATTCAAAATGACCTTTTCTTGGTTGGGGCAGATCTTTCAAACCCCAACCTCAATGATGTCAAAAATAGAGTATCCTTAGACATGATTAAAAAATTGGAACAATATGTTGATAAATTCGAATTAGAATTACCTCCACTGAAAAATTTTATTTTACCTGGCGGAGACACAGCGGCAGCACAATTGCATTATGTAAGAACAGTCGTTAGACGAGCAGAATCTCAAACTGTTCAGCTGAGTGAAAAAGATGAAATAAACTCCAATTGTATCAAATACCTAAATCGACTATCTGATTTATTTTTTGTAATGGGTCGTTTAATCAATAAAAGAAAAAACAGGGAAGATATACCCTGGAAGATCTAA
- a CDS encoding HD domain-containing protein has protein sequence MIINFFKTAANLKKIQRQGWIDKLSIDNPESVADHSYSMAVMGMVLSDLENYDSEKILKMILLHDLAESEIGDYVPGQITHEKKLELENDTFYKILENLPSEIKSQYMKIWQEYQDSNSPESRLVHQIDRLEMVLQAKVYEKEGHSKESLSSFIESAKKDIVHPRLKELFRIIIEDD, from the coding sequence ATGATAATTAATTTTTTTAAGACTGCTGCTAACCTAAAGAAAATACAAAGACAGGGATGGATAGACAAATTATCAATTGACAACCCTGAATCCGTAGCTGATCATTCATACTCTATGGCAGTAATGGGTATGGTATTATCAGATTTGGAAAACTATGATTCTGAGAAAATACTGAAAATGATTCTGCTTCATGATTTGGCAGAATCAGAAATAGGAGACTATGTTCCAGGGCAAATCACACATGAAAAGAAACTAGAATTGGAGAATGACACATTTTACAAAATTTTAGAAAATTTGCCTTCTGAAATAAAATCACAATACATGAAAATCTGGCAAGAATATCAAGACAGCAACTCCCCAGAATCCAGACTAGTCCATCAAATTGATAGATTGGAGATGGTCCTACAAGCAAAAGTGTACGAAAAAGAAGGACATTCTAAAGAGAGCTTGTCTTCTTTTATTGAATCAGCTAAAAAGGATATCGTTCATCCAAGATTAAAAGAATTATTTAGAATAATCATAGAAGATGATTAA
- a CDS encoding TIGR00300 family protein, protein MGKFSQEIEVGGHLIDSSILTKIFDKIMDLHGEFQVEEIDIGKKKGDHSFARLLVTGKNQKHLDEILETVYRLGAVSKIQKQIKLKKSPKNYVMPDDFYSTTNNHTSVFHKGKWIQVENMMMDKCIVVKGNRAFCVPVRDVKKGDAIIVGEDGIKITPPERPREGVNVFEFMGSSSSSERPTQHIAKKVADDIYNTKKKGGKIVIVGGPAIVHTGADDAVSYLIKSGYIDGVLAGNALAVHDIEYATLGTSLGMNVHDATLAYHGHRNHMDTINAVFKAGSIANMVKSKKLTKGIMYECVKNNVPFVLAGSIRDDGPLPDVITDVAQAQREYKKILKDASMVIMISTMLHSIATGNMLPANVKVIVVDISQPTVTKLMDRGTWQALGIVSDVGAFLPMVAEQIKKKK, encoded by the coding sequence ATGGGCAAATTTTCTCAAGAAATCGAAGTTGGGGGTCATTTGATTGACTCTTCAATATTGACTAAGATTTTTGACAAGATCATGGATCTTCATGGAGAATTTCAAGTTGAAGAAATCGATATTGGAAAAAAGAAAGGAGATCACTCTTTTGCACGATTGTTAGTTACAGGAAAGAATCAAAAACACTTAGACGAAATTTTAGAAACCGTTTATCGACTAGGTGCTGTATCTAAAATTCAAAAACAAATCAAACTAAAAAAATCACCAAAAAATTATGTGATGCCAGATGACTTTTACAGTACAACAAATAATCATACAAGTGTTTTCCATAAAGGCAAATGGATTCAAGTGGAAAATATGATGATGGATAAATGCATAGTTGTAAAAGGAAACAGGGCATTTTGTGTTCCAGTAAGAGATGTAAAAAAAGGGGATGCCATAATTGTTGGAGAAGACGGAATTAAAATTACACCACCAGAACGTCCAAGAGAAGGAGTTAATGTTTTTGAATTTATGGGAAGTTCCAGTTCTAGTGAAAGACCAACCCAACACATAGCAAAAAAAGTTGCAGATGATATTTACAATACAAAAAAGAAAGGGGGAAAGATTGTGATTGTAGGCGGTCCTGCAATTGTTCACACTGGTGCAGATGATGCAGTATCTTATTTGATCAAATCAGGATACATTGATGGAGTATTGGCAGGCAATGCCTTGGCAGTTCACGATATAGAATATGCTACTTTGGGAACATCGCTTGGGATGAATGTTCATGATGCCACACTAGCTTACCATGGACATAGAAATCACATGGATACCATTAATGCAGTTTTCAAAGCAGGCTCTATTGCAAACATGGTAAAAAGTAAGAAATTAACCAAAGGAATTATGTATGAATGTGTAAAAAACAATGTCCCATTTGTTTTGGCAGGATCAATCAGGGATGACGGGCCTTTACCAGATGTAATTACAGATGTAGCACAAGCGCAGCGAGAGTATAAAAAAATCCTAAAGGATGCTAGCATGGTAATTATGATTTCAACAATGTTGCATTCCATTGCAACAGGGAATATGCTTCCTGCAAATGTCAAAGTAATTGTAGTTGATATCAGTCAACCAACAGTTACAAAACTAATGGATAGGGGAACATGGCAAGCATTGGGAATTGTATCTGATGTTGGAGCATTTTTGCCAATGGTTGCAGAACAAATTAAGAAAAAGAAATAA
- a CDS encoding RAD55 family ATPase, whose translation MDSTYSKVKTGIPGLDSVISGGLKKNRTVTISGPPGSGKTTFGLQYLYSGAKDFDEPGVYITLSQNLDEVRNDCKSFGWDFDDLISQDKILMIDARPFKIEDGLIGKDDSLYRGEQLPFEHLTKLILSSVKRIEAKRVVIDSVTILAMQYSDKFYMRQGLQGMVQALENFGVTTLILSEYSENDEIPLEWFVTSGIIQLHHMRVEDTMERTIQVTKMRGIKHSEQIHPIELGPDGLILRHPRLSP comes from the coding sequence ATGGATTCTACATATTCCAAAGTAAAGACAGGAATTCCTGGATTAGATTCTGTAATATCTGGGGGATTGAAGAAAAATCGTACAGTGACAATATCTGGGCCTCCAGGTAGTGGAAAGACTACATTTGGTCTGCAATACCTCTATTCAGGTGCTAAAGACTTTGATGAACCGGGGGTATACATCACACTTTCTCAGAATCTAGACGAAGTAAGAAATGACTGCAAGTCATTTGGATGGGATTTTGATGATCTGATATCTCAAGATAAAATTTTGATGATTGATGCAAGACCTTTCAAAATCGAAGATGGTCTGATAGGAAAAGATGATTCTTTATACAGAGGAGAACAATTACCGTTTGAGCATTTAACAAAACTGATTCTAAGTAGTGTAAAAAGAATAGAGGCAAAGAGAGTAGTCATTGATTCTGTGACAATTCTTGCCATGCAATATTCTGATAAATTTTACATGAGACAGGGACTTCAGGGAATGGTTCAGGCTTTGGAGAACTTTGGAGTTACAACTTTGATTTTATCAGAATATTCTGAAAATGATGAAATACCATTAGAATGGTTTGTCACATCTGGAATTATTCAACTACATCATATGAGAGTAGAGGATACCATGGAGAGAACAATTCAGGTAACAAAAATGCGTGGAATAAAACACAGTGAGCAAATACATCCAATCGAGCTTGGCCCAGATGGTTTAATTTTACGCCATCCAAGATTGTCTCCTTGA
- a CDS encoding TrmB family transcriptional regulator encodes MAKETTQTSVFDSTPDSQMYEYKLSVEKVQTELSQYGLTSNQSKVFIYLGKYGAKTAPEVCKALKLPRTETYHLLSALQNKGIVSATFQHPIQFTALPLSKAIWILVNSEKERVKSLEQMEKGLSELWDDIPAFDAVQEEAEEKFQMLQGSNQIHSKITEMTDSYNDEFLILGSEKDYLKLYHGDFLESFVKSKQDFRLLSACTDKTTYIFDDLDRKNVKKLGKDIENHLCFIIKDGGEMLFFTKNANSTEEMFAMWTNSKSMVYSMKLLFESLWKNSKNTHL; translated from the coding sequence ATGGCAAAAGAAACAACACAAACATCCGTATTTGACTCTACACCCGATTCACAAATGTATGAATACAAACTATCTGTTGAAAAAGTTCAGACAGAATTATCTCAATATGGTTTGACATCTAACCAAAGTAAGGTGTTTATTTATCTTGGAAAGTATGGTGCAAAGACTGCTCCAGAAGTTTGCAAGGCATTAAAATTACCAAGAACTGAAACATATCATCTGTTATCTGCTTTACAAAACAAGGGAATTGTTTCTGCAACATTTCAGCATCCTATACAGTTTACTGCATTACCATTAAGCAAAGCAATTTGGATATTGGTAAATTCTGAAAAAGAACGCGTGAAATCTCTAGAGCAGATGGAGAAAGGATTGTCTGAACTATGGGATGACATCCCTGCCTTTGATGCAGTACAAGAAGAGGCTGAAGAAAAATTCCAGATGCTTCAAGGATCAAACCAAATCCATTCAAAAATCACAGAAATGACTGACAGTTACAATGATGAATTTTTAATTTTAGGATCCGAAAAAGATTACCTAAAATTATATCACGGAGATTTTCTAGAATCCTTTGTCAAATCAAAGCAAGACTTTAGATTGCTCAGTGCATGTACTGACAAAACAACATACATCTTTGATGATCTGGATAGAAAGAATGTCAAAAAATTAGGCAAAGATATTGAGAATCATCTATGTTTTATAATCAAAGACGGAGGAGAGATGCTCTTCTTTACTAAAAACGCAAATTCTACTGAAGAGATGTTTGCCATGTGGACCAACTCAAAATCCATGGTATACTCAATGAAATTGCTTTTTGAATCACTTTGGAAAAATTCCAAAAATACTCATTTGTAA
- a CDS encoding AAA family ATPase has protein sequence MEQKNEFIKGTNRSKIKSDKVNLSVSISKLKKDTHKLSKMYDFKKYMDSGDMVFPEDMQEMIPKDTPPYLDNGEHYVERIGRALKFFKQCALIGPSGTGKTHIVYLVAELAGLPMWEINCGLATSVFDLFGRYVGLGKENWIDGLITGWCRKGGILYLDEANMMKQDVATKLNPLLDQRGHMVLTEKDSEIIHRHKHAYMIISMNPVSSEFAGTKPINAAMRRRMSVWLNFDYMSVGDNVDDKEIQMVKEKGGVSAIDAESIVRVGAKLRQEYKMGDIPYGPSVGDLVNWAKICADGASVPEGADETLVPMTSDDPEVQDEVRHIIKKVLESQAASRKKV, from the coding sequence TTGGAGCAGAAAAACGAGTTCATAAAGGGCACAAATCGTTCTAAAATTAAATCAGATAAAGTAAATCTTTCAGTTTCTATTTCAAAGCTCAAAAAAGATACTCACAAATTATCCAAAATGTATGATTTTAAAAAATACATGGATTCGGGCGATATGGTATTCCCTGAAGACATGCAGGAGATGATTCCAAAAGACACACCACCATACCTTGACAACGGGGAGCATTATGTGGAGAGAATTGGAAGGGCACTCAAATTCTTCAAACAATGCGCATTGATTGGTCCGAGTGGAACAGGAAAGACACACATTGTATATCTTGTTGCAGAATTGGCAGGACTTCCAATGTGGGAAATCAACTGTGGTTTGGCAACATCTGTCTTTGATTTGTTTGGCAGATATGTTGGATTGGGAAAGGAAAATTGGATTGACGGATTAATTACTGGATGGTGTAGAAAAGGCGGAATATTATACCTGGATGAGGCAAACATGATGAAACAAGATGTTGCAACAAAACTCAACCCACTACTTGACCAGAGAGGTCACATGGTACTAACAGAAAAAGACAGTGAGATTATTCATAGACATAAACATGCATACATGATAATTAGTATGAACCCAGTATCTTCAGAATTTGCAGGTACAAAACCAATCAACGCTGCTATGAGAAGAAGAATGAGTGTTTGGCTTAATTTCGATTACATGAGTGTTGGAGACAATGTTGATGACAAAGAAATCCAGATGGTAAAAGAGAAAGGAGGAGTCTCCGCAATAGATGCTGAAAGCATAGTTAGAGTTGGTGCCAAACTAAGACAAGAATACAAAATGGGAGATATCCCATATGGACCTTCGGTCGGAGATTTGGTTAACTGGGCAAAGATATGTGCAGATGGAGCATCAGTTCCAGAAGGAGCAGACGAGACCCTTGTACCAATGACAAGCGATGATCCAGAAGTTCAAGACGAAGTAAGGCACATTATCAAAAAAGTTCTAGAGAGTCAAGCAGCATCAAGAAAGAAGGTGTAA
- a CDS encoding vWA domain-containing protein yields MASQIFFDICEKKPIDVDLFFSNEIHFPKIEYEPRITAHFPIPREYKGMQIIQNSIFSNLEQYQNTIFTLFFASVCHLAGHAKVTDFKKYKEWIKGKNKSRAYETIEFIEDIRVDNFLKNNFPEYYSEIAKIEKFFDIINEKNELEDFRKVAKKTFVNKFLQNIAKEKKEITEKIINLEPEDDEKFLEIAETIYESLNILSDQTYPFTDKHSHPEKITNWNQNISLKTEGRFQDVVERFGDIWYGQIKRRAKVSKKYDKMVEGLEFDKIDFAPENIGEYLRLKNVTHLFLKKMSNQMKMMANVQDEGVADDMGMLEMQAAIQSVAAENPRIQIFEQDDIRRVEEAWSIIVDTSSSMKLKFEEMKKFTMCLGEAADAVNAKNGRWGFFTFNNNFSIIKDHDQNFDQSAKARVGGIEIKGLSFIADAIKLSMRVLEKEIIERKYIFLITDGQALGTIDADTKMMSAVEEARKKGINIVAIGIQDGNTKIFSRCIPYEGLRKTIAKFLNAYQMLAQDEM; encoded by the coding sequence ATGGCATCACAGATATTTTTTGATATCTGCGAAAAAAAACCAATTGATGTAGATTTGTTTTTCTCAAATGAAATCCATTTTCCTAAAATAGAATATGAGCCAAGAATTACAGCCCATTTTCCAATACCTAGAGAGTATAAAGGAATGCAGATAATTCAAAACAGCATATTTTCAAATCTTGAGCAGTATCAGAATACAATTTTTACATTGTTTTTTGCATCTGTTTGTCATCTAGCAGGGCATGCAAAAGTGACTGATTTTAAAAAATACAAAGAGTGGATAAAAGGCAAAAACAAAAGCAGAGCATATGAGACCATAGAGTTCATCGAAGACATCAGGGTAGATAATTTTTTAAAAAATAACTTTCCAGAATATTATTCAGAGATTGCAAAGATTGAAAAATTTTTTGATATTATTAATGAAAAAAATGAATTAGAAGATTTTAGAAAGGTTGCAAAAAAGACATTTGTGAATAAATTCCTTCAAAACATTGCAAAAGAGAAAAAAGAGATTACTGAAAAAATAATCAATTTAGAGCCGGAAGATGACGAGAAATTCCTTGAAATTGCAGAAACAATTTATGAGTCATTGAATATTCTATCTGATCAAACATATCCTTTTACTGACAAGCATTCCCATCCAGAAAAGATTACAAATTGGAATCAAAACATATCACTAAAAACTGAAGGAAGATTTCAGGATGTTGTAGAAAGGTTTGGAGACATTTGGTATGGACAAATAAAACGTAGAGCTAAGGTAAGCAAAAAATATGATAAAATGGTAGAAGGGTTAGAGTTTGATAAAATAGATTTTGCACCTGAAAATATTGGCGAATACCTAAGATTGAAAAATGTAACTCATTTGTTTTTGAAAAAAATGTCTAACCAAATGAAGATGATGGCAAATGTTCAAGATGAAGGGGTTGCAGATGACATGGGTATGTTGGAGATGCAAGCTGCAATTCAATCTGTTGCAGCAGAAAATCCAAGAATACAGATTTTTGAGCAAGATGATATAAGAAGAGTTGAAGAAGCATGGTCAATCATTGTAGATACCAGTAGCAGTATGAAATTAAAATTTGAAGAGATGAAAAAATTTACAATGTGTCTTGGTGAAGCAGCTGATGCAGTAAACGCAAAAAATGGCAGGTGGGGATTTTTTACATTTAACAATAATTTCAGCATTATCAAAGACCATGATCAAAACTTTGATCAGAGTGCCAAGGCACGTGTTGGTGGAATTGAAATCAAAGGATTATCGTTTATTGCAGATGCAATAAAATTATCCATGAGAGTTTTAGAAAAAGAAATTATTGAAAGAAAATACATTTTTCTAATAACAGATGGACAAGCATTAGGAACAATTGACGCAGATACAAAAATGATGAGTGCCGTAGAAGAAGCAAGAAAAAAAGGCATCAATATTGTTGCAATTGGAATACAAGATGGCAACACAAAGATCTTCTCAAGATGCATTCCATATGAGGGATTGAGGAAAACAATAGCAAAGTTCCTTAACGCATATCAAATGCTTGCTCAAGATGAAATGTAG
- a CDS encoding type II/IV secretion system ATPase subunit, with amino-acid sequence MGKKDKEQGLETFLKSEFLGELKNETPIGSILVEKYPLKAPFSYANIIQNQETGSLSYQIDETKLSQSEQVIYNQLYQLIEENIDSPENIEQNFGFMSFVNKILKENEKLFLDQPKGSIEKVKYYLERDIDGFGEIDPIMQDPNIEDVSCSGINSPIYVWHRKYDSIPCNVSYQDEKLNSFVSRIVFRAGKHISSAYPISDLALQGNHRISVLYQKEVTPKGTSFTIRKFKQDPYSIVDLITFGTISVEIAAYMWLLMESKMSIMVIGSTGSGKTTILNAITGLINPDYKIFSVEDVSEINIKHENWFSLISRTGFGSEGEGEIGLYDLIKSGVRHRPDYIIVGEIRGSEAYVMFQAMATGHGGLCTMHADSLESASKRLQQKPMDIPASYMALMNCAIVIRRVKGPDGKGVRKAISIQEIKDANTYYDAFKWNPKSDYFNPALEDSEMLHRISEQSGRDMEEIFAELKRRETVLKWLVQRGIRRYDKVAETVGKYYRDPDALMKEIEFGV; translated from the coding sequence ATGGGTAAAAAAGACAAAGAACAAGGATTGGAGACATTTCTTAAAAGTGAATTTTTAGGAGAATTAAAGAATGAAACACCTATTGGTTCAATCCTGGTAGAGAAATACCCACTAAAAGCACCATTTAGTTATGCAAATATCATTCAAAATCAAGAGACAGGCAGTCTATCATATCAAATAGATGAAACCAAACTATCTCAATCAGAACAAGTAATTTACAATCAGCTCTATCAATTAATTGAGGAAAATATTGACTCTCCAGAAAACATTGAACAGAATTTTGGGTTCATGTCGTTTGTAAACAAAATACTAAAAGAAAATGAAAAATTATTCCTAGACCAACCAAAAGGAAGCATTGAGAAAGTAAAGTATTATCTTGAAAGGGATATTGACGGATTTGGCGAGATTGATCCAATCATGCAAGACCCAAACATAGAGGACGTCAGTTGTAGTGGAATTAACTCTCCAATCTATGTCTGGCACAGAAAATACGACAGTATTCCATGTAATGTATCATATCAGGATGAAAAATTAAACTCATTTGTGTCAAGAATTGTTTTCAGAGCAGGAAAACACATCAGTTCTGCTTACCCAATTTCAGATTTAGCATTACAAGGCAATCACAGAATTTCAGTCCTATATCAAAAAGAAGTGACTCCTAAAGGAACCAGTTTTACAATCAGGAAATTCAAGCAAGACCCATACTCTATTGTAGATTTGATAACATTTGGTACAATTAGTGTGGAGATTGCAGCATACATGTGGCTACTCATGGAATCAAAAATGTCAATAATGGTTATTGGTTCTACAGGTAGTGGTAAAACAACAATTCTTAATGCAATTACTGGATTGATCAATCCAGATTACAAAATTTTTTCAGTAGAAGACGTTTCAGAAATTAACATTAAACATGAAAACTGGTTTAGCCTTATCTCCAGAACGGGATTTGGTAGCGAGGGAGAAGGCGAAATTGGATTATATGATTTGATTAAATCAGGTGTAAGACATAGACCTGACTATATCATCGTAGGGGAAATCAGAGGCTCTGAAGCATATGTAATGTTTCAGGCCATGGCCACAGGCCACGGAGGACTGTGTACCATGCACGCAGATAGTTTGGAATCTGCAAGTAAAAGATTGCAACAAAAACCAATGGACATACCTGCATCATATATGGCATTGATGAATTGTGCAATAGTAATTAGAAGAGTAAAGGGTCCAGATGGAAAAGGAGTTAGAAAAGCAATTTCCATTCAAGAGATCAAAGACGCCAACACATACTATGATGCTTTCAAATGGAATCCAAAATCAGACTATTTCAATCCTGCATTAGAAGATAGTGAAATGCTACATAGAATATCTGAACAATCTGGAAGAGACATGGAAGAGATTTTTGCAGAATTAAAACGAAGGGAAACCGTTTTGAAATGGCTTGTACAAAGAGGAATTAGAAGATATGATAAAGTGGCAGAGACTGTAGGAAAATATTACAGAGATCCCGATGCATTGATGAAAGAGATAGAGTTCGGGGTATAG
- a CDS encoding response regulator, whose protein sequence is MIIDDNEQITKMLTTFLELNEHDCTVANDGSEGLKRIKENNYDVILLDLAMPEFDGYSVIKDLEDNNMLKDQKIIVFTASTITQDELDGLVKRGVSAYILKPIDIDILHSKLKEIAQL, encoded by the coding sequence TTGATTATAGATGATAATGAACAGATAACAAAAATGTTAACCACGTTTTTAGAATTAAATGAACACGATTGTACAGTTGCAAACGATGGTAGTGAAGGATTAAAAAGAATCAAAGAAAATAACTATGATGTAATACTGTTAGATTTGGCAATGCCTGAATTTGATGGGTATTCCGTAATCAAAGATTTAGAAGATAACAATATGCTAAAAGATCAGAAAATCATAGTCTTTACCGCATCAACTATTACACAAGATGAATTGGATGGTCTTGTGAAAAGAGGTGTTTCAGCATATATTCTAAAACCAATAGACATCGATATCCTACATTCAAAATTAAAAGAAATTGCACAATTGTGA
- a CDS encoding sensor histidine kinase: MEETTGLIMLIFSIFVATGTLLATVNISRNITQPIEKLTQDMKQFSATNKASKRTPLKTNVSEIFQLNEDFKIMEQRVEKTIELTNDYVEKLKEMDRKKIEFSSMVSHELKTPLVPILGYVQMLQKKNFLGELNEKQSDAVNEIHAATIRLQRLVGDILTTQKLDLGKLDFNKEETNVLELLNSVIKEFQPIAEEKKVILEMNFNEDICIFTDKDRISQVFSNLIKNSIDFVPKSRGIITIGAKDCGDFVEFLVRDNGSGMSIENQKDIFKKFYQIDTSTSRKRSGSGLGLAICKGIVEGLGGKIWVESKVNEQTTFYFTIPKKPIDSSAKNELNNKISN; the protein is encoded by the coding sequence GTGGAAGAAACAACAGGACTAATTATGTTAATATTTTCAATTTTTGTGGCAACAGGGACATTACTTGCAACAGTAAACATTTCTAGAAACATCACGCAACCCATAGAAAAATTAACACAAGACATGAAGCAATTTTCAGCAACCAACAAAGCATCAAAAAGAACACCGCTTAAAACAAACGTATCAGAAATATTTCAATTAAACGAGGACTTTAAAATCATGGAGCAGAGAGTCGAAAAAACAATTGAACTTACAAATGATTATGTCGAGAAATTAAAAGAGATGGACAGGAAAAAAATTGAATTTTCTTCAATGGTTTCACATGAACTAAAAACACCACTAGTTCCAATATTGGGCTATGTTCAAATGCTTCAGAAAAAGAATTTTCTCGGAGAATTAAATGAAAAACAATCAGATGCAGTAAATGAAATCCATGCAGCAACAATAAGACTGCAAAGACTAGTAGGAGACATACTTACAACTCAAAAATTAGATTTAGGAAAACTAGATTTCAATAAAGAAGAAACAAATGTTTTAGAATTACTAAATTCAGTCATCAAAGAATTTCAGCCAATTGCAGAAGAAAAAAAGGTCATTTTAGAGATGAATTTTAATGAAGATATATGCATTTTTACAGATAAAGATAGAATCAGTCAAGTGTTTTCGAATTTGATTAAAAATTCGATTGATTTTGTACCGAAAAGTAGAGGGATCATTACAATTGGGGCAAAAGATTGTGGGGATTTTGTGGAATTTTTAGTTCGAGATAACGGTTCAGGCATGTCCATTGAAAATCAAAAAGATATTTTCAAAAAATTCTACCAGATCGATACGTCTACCAGCAGAAAACGTAGTGGTAGCGGGTTGGGATTGGCAATATGTAAAGGAATTGTGGAAGGATTGGGTGGAAAAATATGGGTTGAAAGTAAAGTTAATGAGCAAACAACATTCTATTTCACCATTCCAAAAAAACCAATAGACTCATCAGCAAAAAATGAATTAAATAATAAGATTTCAAATTAG